The Streptomyces sp. P9-A4 genome contains a region encoding:
- a CDS encoding Pycsar system effector family protein: MTTPGPTPGPTPGPTPGPAPDPAPIPDPIPVRDHLGDPVRAPLTAPVPPEELRFMAERLLSTVREDIGRADTKAAILLSGALAFLAVVFSGERSPLPTAGVGLAFLLVAGVLWTAGVLMLVSVVLPRTRVGADRTLLRELTTGPSGTELRVRLSASGTDATDWLLEQAGVHGLVLAAKYRWLRLGVSALALGALLALFSELW; encoded by the coding sequence ATGACCACCCCGGGTCCCACCCCGGGTCCCACCCCGGGTCCCACCCCGGGTCCCGCGCCGGACCCCGCACCGATCCCCGATCCGATCCCCGTACGGGACCACCTGGGGGACCCCGTACGGGCTCCCCTGACCGCCCCCGTCCCACCGGAAGAGCTGAGGTTCATGGCCGAGCGGCTGCTCTCCACCGTCCGTGAGGACATCGGGCGCGCCGACACCAAGGCCGCGATCCTGCTCTCCGGCGCGCTGGCCTTCCTCGCCGTCGTGTTCTCGGGGGAGCGCTCGCCGCTGCCCACCGCCGGTGTGGGGCTCGCCTTCCTCCTGGTGGCGGGCGTGCTGTGGACGGCCGGTGTCCTGATGCTCGTCTCGGTGGTCCTGCCCCGCACCCGGGTCGGGGCCGACCGCACGCTGCTGCGCGAGCTGACGACCGGGCCGTCCGGGACGGAGCTGCGCGTGCGGCTCTCCGCCTCAGGCACGGACGCCACCGACTGGCTCCTCGAACAGGCCGGTGTGCACGGCCTCGTACTGGCGGCGAAGTACCGGTGGCTGCGCCTGGGCGTGTCCGCGCTCGCGCTCGGCGCCCTCCTGGCCCTCTTCAGCGAACTGTGGTGA